TTGGATAAACCCCAGCGATAGAATAAGCTCCACTTTCAAAATTACGGATGGTCAATTCTTGGTCTGAGCCATCAAAGTAAGCCAATTTTACGTGTTCAATTGATACTTTGTCATGATCATAGTGATGCGGATTTTTCACATACTCGATTGATGATTTTGATGTGAAATCTTTTAACAAATAAGGTCCGCTGTAGAGAATGCTATCTGGAGATAGGGTACCAAAATCTTCCCCTTTTGAGTTTAGAAACTCTTCATTCACTGGGAAAAGAATACTATTCGTTGTTTTTGAATTCCAGTAAGGCTCTGGAAGTGCCAAAGTATACTCAACAGTCTGGTCGTCAATGACCTTCACCCCAACCTTAGAAAAGTCAGAATCCGCTCCTGTAATATAGTCATTCAAGCCCTTAATCGAGTTTTGAATCAAGTCAATGACCTGTGATTTATTGTCCACTGCGTACTTGATACCTATCACAAAATCCTGTGCCTTAACTGGGTCGTATTATTCACCGTCAGCCGTAAACCATTTGGCATCTTTTCTCAATTTATAGGTATAAGTCAGACCGCCGCTTGAAACAGACCAGTCTTCTGCAAAAGATGGAACTAGGTTCCCATGATTATCATTTTCAAGCAAGCCATCAACTAGGTTGGTAATGATGACTGTATTATCAGTGTAATAGTCTCATAGGTAGTTAAAAGTAGTTGGATTTCCACTAAAGGTTGATGAGTAAGTTTTTGTATCTGAACCTGATTGACCGCAAGCAACTAAAAGCAAAGCAGCCGCAAAAGTCAACCCTGTACCAAGGACACGCTTTTTGGTATTCATCTTCTTTCTCCTTTATGTTAGTTTTTATAACATATGTTTATTTTACCAAAATAGTGAAAATTTGTAAAGTTAATTGAATTTTAAGAATGAAAGTTTATAAATTTTAGCCATAAAAAAACAAAGAATT
This portion of the Streptococcus mitis B6 genome encodes:
- a CDS encoding ABC transporter substrate-binding protein, producing MLENDNHGNLVPSFAEDWSVSSGGLTYTYKLRKDAKWFTADGE